The following is a genomic window from Anaerolineae bacterium.
CGGATGATCTCGCCGAACCCCAGGGTCACTATGGCCAGGTAGTCCCCCCGCATGCGCAACACCGGTATGCCGAGCAGGGCTCCGGCGCTCGCCGCACCCAACATGGCCACAGGCCAGGCAACCCAGAACGACAGGCCGAGATTGGTGGATGCGGAAGGGGAGGTCAATAGGCCGGTAAGGTAGGCCCCGATGGTGAAGAAGGCCACGTAGCCCAGGTCCAGAAGCCCAGCATAGCCCACCACTATGTTGAGCCCCAGCCCCATCAGGACGTAGAGCCCCACCAGGTCGAGCACGCTAGTGCCGTACGTTCCCAGCACCTGCGGCAGCAGCAAAAGCGCCACAATCGCCGCCGTCCAGCTCACCAGCCTGACCATCGTCTCGTTCCGCTTCTGGAACCGCTGGTACCGGCGTGCCGCCGTGGCACCGAAGCGCTCCCGAGCATACGCGGCTCCGCCCAAGGCGAGCCCCAGGACCAGGGCCTCCGGCAGCGCCAGTCCCTTGTCCCGCAGCACCCCCACGACCACCACCGCGCTCATCCCCAGCAGCACCGCCTTGCGTGCTGCGGCGGGAACCGCAGACCAGGCGGCTCCACCCGCCCCCAGGACCGCCCCGATCAACACCGACAGGGCCGCGCCCCCGATCAGGCCACGATCGTACGTAAGGACAGCTACCAGCTGCGGAGTAGCGTTGACCAAGACCCCGCGCATGTTCACGTTGGCCACCACGATGGCCAGGCCAGCCAGGAACGCCATCGCGACGGCACCCGAGACCGCCCCCGACATCAACGCCGCGCCAGAACGCGGGGCGGCGGCGCGGGAGGAGGACGCCCCCACGCGGCCGGCGTACAGAGCGCCGAAGGCCAGCAGCAACTGCGTAAGGCTCAGCACTCCGCGCACCACTGGCTCCCGGGCGAAGGCTGTCAGGGCGCCGATCAAGGCCACGAAGACAAGCACTCCCCCCAGCATCGCGCCGCTACGAAGGGAGGACCCCAAGCCCACTCTGACAGGCCCGCGCCCGTTCATCCCCATTCGGGTCTTTCCTCTCTAGGCCCTCTTCCCGCTCAGAACTTCGCCAAGTATCCCCGTCGGCCGGAAGATGAGCACCAACACCAGGAGCCCAAAGGCGATGACGTCCTTCAGCTGGGCATCGAGACCCAACAAGGTGGGGAATGTAGACTCTGCCAGGCCGAGGAAGAACCCGCCCAGCATGGCCCCCGGCACGTTGCCGATGCCGCCCAGCACGGCGGCGGTGAAAGCCTTTATGCCCGGGATGAACCCCATGGTATGGGTGACCTGCTTGTTGTAGAGCGCATACATGACGCCAGCGGCACCGGCCAGGGCCGCCCCTAGCACGAACGTCATGACGATCACCCGGTCCACGTCTATGCCCATGAGGGCCGCCGTGTCCTTGTCCTCGGCTACCGCGCGCATGGCCTTGCCCATCTTGCTCTTCTGCACGAAGAGGTAGAGAGCCAGCATCAAGGCCACGGCCAGGAAGAAGACGACGAAGTATATGGGCCTCACCACTACACCGCC
Proteins encoded in this region:
- a CDS encoding branched-chain amino acid ABC transporter permease encodes the protein MSAGTYGLSTYASQVVFGLAQGGIYALIALGYTLVYGILFMINFAHGEIFMGGTYIGFFVVNAFAQSGFLTSHPVLALLITVLTAMLTSVTLAVGLERIAYRPLRRAPRLVPLITAIGASLFLQYAFRGLFGTGVKVYPDTHLYLAGIDLMGGRYTVGGVVVRPIYFVVFFLAVALMLALYLFVQKSKMGKAMRAVAEDKDTAALMGIDVDRVIVMTFVLGAALAGAAGVMYALYNKQVTHTMGFIPGIKAFTAAVLGGIGNVPGAMLGGFFLGLAESTFPTLLGLDAQLKDVIAFGLLVLVLIFRPTGILGEVLSGKRA